In one Rhea pennata isolate bPtePen1 chromosome 15, bPtePen1.pri, whole genome shotgun sequence genomic region, the following are encoded:
- the NOMO2 gene encoding BOS complex subunit NOMO2 isoform X3, whose translation MESFSLFQQVLSKGQALGPAGIQVVLRNAGSDVNIQATITQPGGKFSFFKVLPGEYEIFASHPTWTLKESNTMVRVTSSNAYAASPLIVAGYNVSGSVRSDGEPMKGVMFLLFSSSVTKEDVMGCNISPVDGFQSGDESLSYLCNVVSKEDGSFTFLSLPSGKYTVIPFYRGERITFDVAPSRLDFLVEHDSLQIEPVFHVMGFSVTGRVLNGPEGEGVADATVTLNNQIKVKTKADGSFRLENITTGTYTIHAQKEHLFFDTITVKIAPNTPQLADIIATGFSVCGRISVTRFPDTIKQINKYKVTMMPQDKDKASLVTTETDPQGTFCFKAKSGTYNVQVIVPEVETRAGLALKPKMFPVTVRDRPVMDVTFSQFLASVSGKISCLDACGDLVVTLQSVSRQGEKRSLQLSGNMDSAAFTFENVLPGKYKISIVHEDWCWKNKSLELEVMEEDVSGVEFRQTGYMLRCSLSHAITLEFYQDGNGPENVGIYNLSKGVNRFCLSKPGVYEVTPRSCHRFEHEYYTYDTSSPSILTLTAIRHHVLGTISTDKLMDVTVTIKSSIDSEPALVLGPLKSAQELRREQQLAEIEARRQEREKKGQEEEGTKPPVQEMVEELQGPFLYEFSYWARSGEKITVTPSSKELLFYPPYVETVVSGESCPGKLIEIHGKAGLFLEGQIHPELEGVEIVIGEKGSTSPLITVFTDDKGAYSVGPLHSDLEYTVTAQKEGFVLTAVEGTVGDFKAFALAGVTFEIRSDDDQALAGVLLSLSGGVFRSNLLTQDNGMLTFSNLSPGQYYFKPMMKEFRFEPSSQMIEVQEGQNLKIRITGYRTAYSCYGTVSSLNGEPEQGVSVEAVGQKECSIYGEDTITDEEGKFRLRGLLPGCVYHVQLKAEGNDHIERALPQHRAIEVGNSDIDDVNIIAFRQINQFDLSGNVITSSEYLSTLCVKLYKSENLDNPIHTVNLGQSLFFHFPPLLRDGENYVVLLDSTLSKSQYDYTLPQVSFTAVGYHKHITLIFSPSRKLPEQDVAQGSYIALPLTLLLLLAGYNHDKLIPLLLQLTTRLQGVRALGQAGSDTGGPEDAKRQTKKQKTRRT comes from the exons GGTCAGTAAGGAGTGATGGAGAACCCATGAAAGGAgtcatgtttcttcttttctcttcttcagtcaCTAAAGAG GATGTCATGGGCTGTAACATTTCTCCAGTGGATGGATTCCAGTCAGGAGATGAGTCTTTATCCTATTTATGCAATGTTGTATCAAAAGAAGATGgatctttcacttttctttctctgcctaGTGGGAAATACACTGTG ATACCATTCTACAGAGGGGAGAGAATTACGTTTGATGTTGCGCCATCTAGATTGGACTTTCTTGTAGAACATGATAGTTTACAAATTGAG CCTGTTTTCCATGTGATGGGTTTCTCTGTCACAGGCAGGGTGTTGAATGGTCCTGAAGGAGAAGGAGTTGCTGATGCTACTGTTACTCTAAACAATCAGATTAAAG taaaaacaaaagctgatgGCTCTTTCCGCCTTGAGAACATAACAACAGGTACATACACAATTCATGCCCAGAAAGAGCACCTTTTCTTTGATACTATTACGGTGAAAATTGCACCAAATACACCTCAGTTAGCAGATATCATAGCAACAGG attcAGTGTATGTGGCCGCATCTCAGTAACTCGTTTCCCTGACACAATCAAACAGATCAATAAGTACAAGGTAACTATGATGCCTCAAGACAAGGACAAAGCATCACTGGTTACAACAGAAACTGACCCTCaaggaacattttgttttaaggcAAAATCGGGTACATACAATGTTCAG GTAATTGTTCCAGAGGTTGAAACCAGAGCAGGATTGGCTTTGAAACCCAAAATGTTCCCTGTTACTGTTAGAGACAGACCAGTAATGGATGTGACCTTCTCTCAGTTTCTGGCCTCAGTCTCAGGAAAAATTTCTTGTTTAG ATGCTTGTGGTGATCTGGTGGTGACATTACAATCTGTGAGCCGCCAGGGTGAGAAACGAAGCCTCCAGCTCTCTGGGAACATGGACTCAGCGGCcttcacatttgaaaatgtgcTACCCGGCAAATACAAAA TAAGCATTGTACATGAAGACTGGTGCTGGAAGAATAAGTCCTTGGAGCTGGAAGTCATGGAGGAAGATGTTTCAGGAGTAGAATTCAGACAGACTGGATATATGCTGAGGTGTTCTCTTTCCCATGCAATTACACTG GAATTTTATCAGGATGGAAATGGACCAGAGAATGTTGGCATTTATAACCTGTCCAAAGGAGTTAATAGATTCTGTCTTTCAAAGCCAG GTGTATATGAAGTGACACCACGTTCCTGCCACCGATTTGAACATGAATATTACACTTATGATAC GTCCTCTCCAAGTATACTGACGCTCACTGCAATTCGACACCATGTCCTTGGCACGATTTCAACAGATAAACTAATGGATGTGACTGTTACCATTAA ATCATCCATTGACAGTGAACCTGCCTTAGTTTTAGGGCCCCTGAAATCTGCACAGGAGTTGCGTagggagcagcagctggcagaaaTTGAGGCCCGCcgacaggagagagaaaagaagggtCAAGAGGAGGAAGGAACGAAGCCACCAGTGCAGGAGATGGTGGAGGAACTCCAAGGACCGTTCTTATATGAATTTTCCTACTGGGCAAG GTCTGGAGAGAAAATCACTGTGACCCCTTCATCAAAAGAGCTTCTTTTCTACCCACCTTATGTGGAAACAGTTGTTAGTGGAG AGAGCTGTCCTGGAAAGCTGATAGAAATTCATGGAAAAGCAGGCTTATTTCTGGAAGGGCAGATTCATCCTGAATTGGAGGGTGTGGAGATTGTCATTGGTGAAAAGGGGTCAACTTCTCCACTGATCACAGTTTTCACTGATGACAAGGGTGCTTACAG TGTCGGGCCACTCCACAGTGACTTGGAATATACTGTTACTGCTCAGAAAGAAGGGTTTGTTTTGACTGCGGTAGAAGGAACAGTTGGGGACTTCAAAGCTTTTGCCCTTGCTGGTGTAACATTTGAG ATCAGATCTGACGATGACCAAGCTCTTGCTGGAGTTCTCCTGTCTCTCAGTGGCGGGGTGTTCCGGTCCAACCTCCTTACACAGGATAACGGCATGCTGACTTTCTCCAATCTG AGCCCAGGGCAGTATTATTTTAAACCCATGATGAAAGAGTTTCGCTTTGAACCATCATCACAAATGATTGAAGTTCAGGAAGGACAGAATCTTAAAATTCGAATAACTGGTTACAGAACAGCTTACAG TTGTTACGGCACAGTTTCCTCTTTAAATGGAGAGCCTGAGCAAGGAGTCTCAGTAGAAGCTGTGGGGCAGAAAGAGTGTAGCATCTATGGAGAAGACACAATAACTGATGAAGAGGGCAAGTTCAGGCTACGTGGCCTTCTG CCTGGTTGTGTGTATCATGTCCAACTCAAAGCTGAAGGCAATGATCATATTGAAAGAGCTTTACCGCAGCATCGGGCAATTGAG GTGGGGAATAGTGATATTGACGATGTTAATATTATAGCGTTCCGGCAAATTAATCAATTTGATTTAAGTGGGAATGTGATTACATCTTCAGAATATCTCTCCACGTTATGT GTGAAGCTTTACAAAAGTGAAAATCTTGACAACCCAATTCATACAGTTAACCTAGGCCAATccctctttttccatttcccacCACTGCTCCGCGATGGAGAG AATTATGTAGTGCTTCTGGATTCTACATTGTCCAAATCACAGTATGATTATACTCTACCTCAAGTTTCGTTCACTGCCGTTGGATACCATAAACACATTACGTTGATCTTTAGTCCCTCT agaaagctGCCAGAACAAGATGTTGCCCAAGGTTCTTATATTGCATTGCCACTGACGCTGCTTCTGTTGTTGGCTGGCTACAACCATGATAAG CTTATTCCCTTACTGCTGCAGCTGACGACTCGACTGCAAGGAGTACGTGCACTTGGACAGGCAGGTTCTGACACAGGAGGCCCTGAGGACGCaaagagacaaacaaaaaaacagaagacaagacGGACATGA